Proteins from a genomic interval of Candidatus Acetothermia bacterium:
- a CDS encoding TrkH family potassium uptake protein, protein MRSEDLKIVLRDLGLVVTTVGVMAALSLPVAAAFGEGYALWPLGLTALTSLGLWALLYLPFRRAGEAQLKHGLIIAALGWLLVSAVGALPLHFVSVRLGGGTVFPYANMASAFFESVSGFTGTGLTMALRPDLLPRTLQWWRSFTEWVGGMGVIVLMITLIAGPGIAAANLYFAEARGEKIHPSVRSTVRTMWWIFALYTVIAAVGLWGAGMPPWEAVNHAMTGVATGGFSVWPESIGHYKSLAIELIAILAMLAGAISFVVHYHTLQRGLGVLFSDVQTRWMLAFLLGGVALVGVEGLELAGPAVAFRWGTFQYVSAMTCTGFQTTSLGGWSDTGKLLLVLGMVVGGAAGSTAGGVKVMRIVLLVRGVSWQLRRIVRPLDAITPLRLGRNALPEEVAFRRIAEAAMLAFLWVGFLFLGTVTLSHLVPARLADALFEVASAQGNVGLSVGITHPEMPTLAKLVLCFNMWVGRLEIIPVLMFLRALLFRRGDRWGTP, encoded by the coding sequence ATGCGCTCTGAAGACCTGAAGATCGTCCTCCGGGACCTGGGCTTGGTTGTGACCACGGTGGGGGTGATGGCCGCTTTGTCGCTCCCGGTGGCGGCGGCGTTCGGGGAGGGCTACGCCCTGTGGCCGCTTGGCCTGACCGCCCTCACCTCCCTCGGCCTGTGGGCCCTCCTCTACCTCCCGTTCCGCCGGGCCGGGGAGGCCCAGCTGAAACACGGGCTGATCATCGCTGCCCTGGGATGGCTCCTTGTGTCCGCGGTGGGGGCGTTGCCCCTCCATTTCGTGTCGGTGCGCCTGGGTGGAGGGACGGTTTTCCCTTATGCGAACATGGCCAGCGCCTTCTTCGAATCCGTGTCCGGGTTCACTGGGACCGGGCTCACCATGGCCCTGCGACCGGACCTCCTCCCCCGCACCTTGCAGTGGTGGCGGTCGTTTACGGAGTGGGTGGGGGGGATGGGGGTGATCGTGCTCATGATCACCCTGATCGCCGGCCCCGGGATAGCCGCCGCCAACCTGTACTTCGCCGAGGCCCGGGGGGAGAAGATCCACCCCTCGGTCCGCTCCACCGTGCGCACCATGTGGTGGATCTTTGCCCTGTACACGGTGATCGCCGCGGTGGGGCTGTGGGGGGCGGGGATGCCCCCGTGGGAGGCGGTGAACCACGCCATGACCGGCGTCGCCACCGGGGGGTTCTCGGTGTGGCCGGAGTCCATCGGCCACTACAAGTCCCTCGCTATCGAGCTCATCGCGATCCTGGCCATGCTCGCCGGCGCCATAAGCTTCGTCGTCCACTACCACACCCTACAGCGGGGGCTGGGTGTGCTGTTTAGCGATGTCCAGACCCGCTGGATGTTGGCCTTCCTCCTTGGGGGGGTAGCGTTGGTGGGGGTAGAAGGTCTTGAGTTGGCGGGCCCTGCTGTTGCCTTTCGCTGGGGGACATTTCAATACGTTTCGGCCATGACCTGTACAGGATTCCAAACCACATCCCTCGGAGGATGGTCGGACACGGGGAAGCTCCTGCTCGTGCTGGGGATGGTGGTGGGGGGGGCAGCGGGGTCGACCGCCGGAGGGGTCAAGGTGATGCGGATTGTCCTCCTCGTGCGCGGAGTGAGCTGGCAGCTCCGGCGAATCGTACGGCCCCTGGATGCCATCACCCCCCTCCGCCTGGGCCGCAATGCCCTCCCGGAAGAGGTCGCCTTCCGACGGATCGCCGAAGCGGCAATGCTTGCCTTCCTTTGGGTCGGGTTCCTCTTTCTGGGAACGGTGACCCTGTCCCACCTCGTGCCCGCCCGCCTGGCCGATGCGCTGTTCGAGGTCGCCTCGGCCCAGGGGAACGTCGGCCTATCGGTGGGCATCACCCATCCCGAGATGCCCACCCTGGCCAAGCTCGTGCTGTGCTTCAACATGTGGGTTGGCCGCCTGGAGATCATCCCCGTGCTCATGTTCCTCCGGGCACTGCTGTTCCGCCGAGGTGACCGGTGGGGCACGCCGTGA